The Arachis hypogaea cultivar Tifrunner chromosome 19, arahy.Tifrunner.gnm2.J5K5, whole genome shotgun sequence genome has a window encoding:
- the LOC112775571 gene encoding uncharacterized protein isoform X2, with amino-acid sequence MPAIWSSRTMAFTRSSKTFFFSFNLLQRRTCSSSTSQPQPQPFNAETICRILSANPTSTVDASLANIPVQMSPDLAVDVLKKLSNAGVLALSFFRWVEKQQGFKHTTESFHELIESLGKIRQFKMIWTLLAEMNRKKLLTRETFSLVSRRYARARKVKEAVEAFEKMEQYGMKPQVSDFNRLIDVLCKSKSVEKAHEVFDKMRMRKIVPDLKTYTILLEGWGTQGNLLRVDEIRREMESEGFEPDVVTYGIVMNAYCKAKKYDSAVGFYHEMVEKGVRPSPHIYCTLINGLGSDKRLHEALQFFEMSKASGFPPEGPTYNAVVGAYCWSTKMEDAYRVVGEMKELGIGPTSRTYDIILHHLIKAQRNQEAYLIFRRMSSEFGCEPSVSTYEIMVRMFCNEGRLEMAMEVWDQMKSKGILPGMHMFSSLIGSLCNESKVDEACRYFQEMLDMGIRPPAQLFSSFKQALIYEGMENTAIHFAVKLDKLRKTPLIA; translated from the coding sequence ATGCCTGCAATTTGGAGCAGCAGAACAATGGCATTTACACGATCTTCCAAAacattcttcttctccttcaaccttcttcaaaggcGAACCTGTTCTTCCAGCACATCACAACCCCAACCCCAACCCTTCAATGCCGAAACCATCTGCAGAATCCTATCCGCCAATCCAACTTCCACCGTCGACGCCTCCCTCGCCAACATTCCCGTGCAAATGTCGCCAGACCTTGCGGTTGATGTCCTGAAGAAGCTCAGCAATGCCGGTGTACTTGCCCTCTCGTTCTTTCGTTGGGTCGAGAAGCAACAAGGGTTCAAGCACACCACTGAGAGCTTCCACGAGTTGATCGAGTCACTTGGTAAGATCAGACAGTTCAAGATGATTTGGACTTTGCTTGCTGAAATGAACCGCAAAAAATTGCTGACCAGAGAAACATTTTCGCTCGTTTCTCGAAGGTACGCGAGGGCAAGGAAGGTCAAGGAAGCAGTGGAGGCATTCGAGAAGATGGAACAGTATGGGATGAAGCCACAGGTCTCGGATTTTAACCGTTTGATCGATGTTCTATGCAAGTCCAAGAGTGTTGAGAAAGCACAcgaggtgtttgataaaatgcggATGAGAAAAATTGTGCCTGATTTGAAGACATACACTATTTTGTTGGAAGGTTGGGGTACCCAAGGGAACTTGTTGAGGGTGGATGAGATTCGTAGGGAGATGGAGAGTGAAGGTTTTGAGCCTGATGTAGTCACATATGGCATTGTCATGAACGCATATTGCAAGGCAAAGAAGTATGATAGTGCTGTCGGGTTCTACCATGAGATGGTGGAGAAGGGTGTTAGGCCTAGTCCACACATATATTGTACTTTGATTAATGGGTTGGGTTCTGATAAGAGATTACATGAAGCTCTTCAGTTCTTTGAGATGTCCAAGGCCAGTGGTTTCCCCCCGGAGGGGCCGACTTACAACGCTGTTGTCGGGGCTTATTGCTGGTCGACAAAGATGGAGGATGCCTATCGGGTGGTTGGAGAGATGAAGGAATTGGGGATTGGTCCAACTTCGAGAACATATGACATAATACTGCACCACCTGATAAAGGCTCAGAGAAACCAAGAAGCTTATTTGATTTTCCGGCGAATGAGTAGCGAGTTTGGGTGTGAGCCGAGTGTGAGCACATATGAGATCATGGTGAGGATGTTCTGCAATGAAGGGAGATTGGAGATGGCAATGGAAGTTTGGGATCAGATGAAATCCAAGGGAATCCTTCCTGGAATGCATATGTTCTCGAGTTTGATCGGTTCCTTGTGCAATGAAAGCAAGGTAGATGAAGCTTGTAGGTACTTTCAGGAAATGCTGGATATGGGGATTCGCCCTCCTGCACAATTGTTTAGTTCCTTCAAGCAAGCTCTAATTTACGAAGGGATGGAAAATACTGCCATACATTTTGCAGTGAAACTTGATAAACTGAGAAAAACTCCATTAATTGCTTGA
- the LOC112775571 gene encoding uncharacterized protein isoform X1, whose amino-acid sequence MQKKNDDVRMPAIWSSRTMAFTRSSKTFFFSFNLLQRRTCSSSTSQPQPQPFNAETICRILSANPTSTVDASLANIPVQMSPDLAVDVLKKLSNAGVLALSFFRWVEKQQGFKHTTESFHELIESLGKIRQFKMIWTLLAEMNRKKLLTRETFSLVSRRYARARKVKEAVEAFEKMEQYGMKPQVSDFNRLIDVLCKSKSVEKAHEVFDKMRMRKIVPDLKTYTILLEGWGTQGNLLRVDEIRREMESEGFEPDVVTYGIVMNAYCKAKKYDSAVGFYHEMVEKGVRPSPHIYCTLINGLGSDKRLHEALQFFEMSKASGFPPEGPTYNAVVGAYCWSTKMEDAYRVVGEMKELGIGPTSRTYDIILHHLIKAQRNQEAYLIFRRMSSEFGCEPSVSTYEIMVRMFCNEGRLEMAMEVWDQMKSKGILPGMHMFSSLIGSLCNESKVDEACRYFQEMLDMGIRPPAQLFSSFKQALIYEGMENTAIHFAVKLDKLRKTPLIA is encoded by the exons atgcaaaaaaaaaatgatgatg TGAGAATGCCTGCAATTTGGAGCAGCAGAACAATGGCATTTACACGATCTTCCAAAacattcttcttctccttcaaccttcttcaaaggcGAACCTGTTCTTCCAGCACATCACAACCCCAACCCCAACCCTTCAATGCCGAAACCATCTGCAGAATCCTATCCGCCAATCCAACTTCCACCGTCGACGCCTCCCTCGCCAACATTCCCGTGCAAATGTCGCCAGACCTTGCGGTTGATGTCCTGAAGAAGCTCAGCAATGCCGGTGTACTTGCCCTCTCGTTCTTTCGTTGGGTCGAGAAGCAACAAGGGTTCAAGCACACCACTGAGAGCTTCCACGAGTTGATCGAGTCACTTGGTAAGATCAGACAGTTCAAGATGATTTGGACTTTGCTTGCTGAAATGAACCGCAAAAAATTGCTGACCAGAGAAACATTTTCGCTCGTTTCTCGAAGGTACGCGAGGGCAAGGAAGGTCAAGGAAGCAGTGGAGGCATTCGAGAAGATGGAACAGTATGGGATGAAGCCACAGGTCTCGGATTTTAACCGTTTGATCGATGTTCTATGCAAGTCCAAGAGTGTTGAGAAAGCACAcgaggtgtttgataaaatgcggATGAGAAAAATTGTGCCTGATTTGAAGACATACACTATTTTGTTGGAAGGTTGGGGTACCCAAGGGAACTTGTTGAGGGTGGATGAGATTCGTAGGGAGATGGAGAGTGAAGGTTTTGAGCCTGATGTAGTCACATATGGCATTGTCATGAACGCATATTGCAAGGCAAAGAAGTATGATAGTGCTGTCGGGTTCTACCATGAGATGGTGGAGAAGGGTGTTAGGCCTAGTCCACACATATATTGTACTTTGATTAATGGGTTGGGTTCTGATAAGAGATTACATGAAGCTCTTCAGTTCTTTGAGATGTCCAAGGCCAGTGGTTTCCCCCCGGAGGGGCCGACTTACAACGCTGTTGTCGGGGCTTATTGCTGGTCGACAAAGATGGAGGATGCCTATCGGGTGGTTGGAGAGATGAAGGAATTGGGGATTGGTCCAACTTCGAGAACATATGACATAATACTGCACCACCTGATAAAGGCTCAGAGAAACCAAGAAGCTTATTTGATTTTCCGGCGAATGAGTAGCGAGTTTGGGTGTGAGCCGAGTGTGAGCACATATGAGATCATGGTGAGGATGTTCTGCAATGAAGGGAGATTGGAGATGGCAATGGAAGTTTGGGATCAGATGAAATCCAAGGGAATCCTTCCTGGAATGCATATGTTCTCGAGTTTGATCGGTTCCTTGTGCAATGAAAGCAAGGTAGATGAAGCTTGTAGGTACTTTCAGGAAATGCTGGATATGGGGATTCGCCCTCCTGCACAATTGTTTAGTTCCTTCAAGCAAGCTCTAATTTACGAAGGGATGGAAAATACTGCCATACATTTTGCAGTGAAACTTGATAAACTGAGAAAAACTCCATTAATTGCTTGA